GCGAAGTCGGGTGAGCCGCGTTTGACACCGCAATGACGCCGGTCGCATACTCCGACTCACCAACTGGTCGGACTTTTGGTGGCGGGTGGTCAGTTAGCGCGAGGCGGCCGGGATTGGGCGGCTACTGGGACCGGTTTTCGGCGGCGCGCATCGGGCGCCGGCGCTTTCTGAGCCGCGCTGCTGCGGCCGGTGGCTCGGCGGCGCTCCTGCTCGCCGGGTGCAGCGGCTCGTCGTCTACCTCCACCGTCTCCGACGTTGAAGGCCGCACGGCATCGCCGTCGGAGCCGGACGTGCTCAATCCGGCCGGCCCGCCGCGGCGAGGCGGCCGCTTCGTCACGGCGAACGCCGCGAGCCTGGGCACGTTCGACCCGCACCTCGGCATCGCCGTTGCGTCGGCGTATTTCCCGCGCGTGTATAACGTGCTGGTCAATCAGTCTGCAACCAAGCCCGAGTTCCTCTACCACGACCTCGCCGAGTCGTACGAGATCGTCGATGAGCTGACGTATGTGTTCCAGTTGCGGCCGGGCGTAACGATCGGGCCCAACGACCTGGACGTGCCGGAACGCGATCTGGATGCGGAAGACGTCCGTGTATCGCTCGAGCGCATCAGCTCGACGCCGAACGCCGTGAATTACTCGTTCGCCAGCGAACACATCGACTCCGTGCGCGTCGATGGCAGCGCCGTGACGGTGCGTACCACCGCGCCGTACGCATGGTTCCTCAATCGCATCGGCCAATTCACGAACTCCATCGCCCCGCGCGAACTGTTGACCGGCAACCTCGATCGGCTCGCAGCGCAAGCCGCGGGCGCCGGGCCTTTTCGCTTGACCGACGCGCGCGAGAGCGAATCGGCCAAGTTTGACCGCAACCCGAACTACTACCGCACCGACCCCGAGAACAACGGCGCCCAACTCCCCTACGTCGATGGGCTCGACGTGCTGGTCATCTTCGACCGCGCGACGCAGCGGACGGCATTCGAGACGGATCAGGTGCACCTGCTCATGACCGGCAGCGGCGAGGAAGCGCGCGCCCTCAGCGACGCCGTGATCGCGCGCGACCCATTCTTCGCGTACGTATCGTTCACCATGAACCCGACGCGCCCACCCTTCACCGATCCACGCGTGCGGCGCGCGATCTCTCTGGCAATCGACCGCCAGCGCTTCGTCGACGTCGTGTACGGTGGCGACGCCCAGGCCGACGGTCTGGTGCAATGGTCACTCGGCGCCTACGCGCTCCCGCCCGACGAACTTGCGCGGCTCCAGCCGTACGACCCCGAAGAAGCAAAGCGCATCGTCAAGGAGGTCGGCGGCATCCGCATCAAAATGATGTATCCGGCAAATACGCCGATCCTCGAGCATTCGTCGCACCTGCCGATCTTCATCGAGCAACTGCGCGCGGCGGACATCGACGTCGACGAAGACCCGCTCGAGTTCACGACGTGGATCGACGACTACCTGAACATGCGGTACGACTGCTCGCTCGCCCTCAATCAGACGTACGAGACGCCGGAACTGCCACTCGCGTTTCACCTCGAGGGTGGCCCGTTCGGCGACCAGAAATACGTGCGCGGCCTCGGCGACCCCGATATCGAAGCCGCCGTCGCGAAGGTGAGCCGCACGCTGGGCTTCGAGGAGCGCGTGGAAGCGGTGCACGAGGCGCAGCGCGTGATCTACGAAAAAGCGCCGATGATGCTGCCGCTGGTGACGCCGTATAACCACCTGGCCTACCGGCCGCAGGTCAAGAACATCCCGGCCGGCATCGGCACCTCAGGGTATTTCATCAACACCTTCTGGATGGACGTCTAGCCCGCTCACCCGTGCGACGCAAAAGCCCCGATGTAGTTTCTATCGCGCCGGCGATCTACGATCCCGTCGCCGCCCGTTTCGGGCGGGAGAGGAGGCGCATGGAGTACAGGAGTCTCGGTAAGTCCGGGTTGCAGGTGTCGGTGACCGGTCTTGGTTGCAACAACTTCGGCATGCGGATCGATGACGCACAGA
The Dehalococcoidia bacterium DNA segment above includes these coding regions:
- a CDS encoding ABC transporter substrate-binding protein, coding for MGGYWDRFSAARIGRRRFLSRAAAAGGSAALLLAGCSGSSSTSTVSDVEGRTASPSEPDVLNPAGPPRRGGRFVTANAASLGTFDPHLGIAVASAYFPRVYNVLVNQSATKPEFLYHDLAESYEIVDELTYVFQLRPGVTIGPNDLDVPERDLDAEDVRVSLERISSTPNAVNYSFASEHIDSVRVDGSAVTVRTTAPYAWFLNRIGQFTNSIAPRELLTGNLDRLAAQAAGAGPFRLTDARESESAKFDRNPNYYRTDPENNGAQLPYVDGLDVLVIFDRATQRTAFETDQVHLLMTGSGEEARALSDAVIARDPFFAYVSFTMNPTRPPFTDPRVRRAISLAIDRQRFVDVVYGGDAQADGLVQWSLGAYALPPDELARLQPYDPEEAKRIVKEVGGIRIKMMYPANTPILEHSSHLPIFIEQLRAADIDVDEDPLEFTTWIDDYLNMRYDCSLALNQTYETPELPLAFHLEGGPFGDQKYVRGLGDPDIEAAVAKVSRTLGFEERVEAVHEAQRVIYEKAPMMLPLVTPYNHLAYRPQVKNIPAGIGTSGYFINTFWMDV